GAACTGAAGCAACTTCATCCATGTATGGGCCATAACGGCTGAGTTCCTGATCAACGATGGGGCGAGGGCCGACCACACTCATCTCACCGCACAGGACATTCAAAAACTGCGGCAGCTCATCGAGACTCGATCGGCGAAGGAAACGACCCAAGGGAGTAATCCGGGGATCACGCTTCAGCTTGAAGTCACGCTCAAACTCAGCCCGCAGAGATGGATCCGCCTCCAGAACGCGGGCCAAAACAGCATCGGCATCGGCGCGCATGGTGCGGAACTTGATGCAGCCGAAACGTTTGTAACCCCGGCCCACCCGACGCTGGGTGTAGAACACCGGGCCGGGCGAACTGAGCTTGACCAAGCCAGCCAGGAGCAGCAGCACTGGGGAGCCCAGGCCGAGAACGGCCAGAGAAAAAACGATGTCTCCAGTGCGCTTGAACACTCGGCCCCACCGGTTCTGATGGCGAATCAGAGCGACAGCCGGCAGAGCCGAGGGGGGAGCTGAGATCAGCGCAAGATGGGGCTTGTACTTGCCGCGGCGCGCAGGACGTCCTGCTGTCTGAAGCAAAGAGGGCCGAGAGGCCGAGGTCAAAGGCTCAACCTGGGACTCACCACACTCAACGTCACAGGCGGAGTCCTGGCATCTCCGCGGGGTCACTCGCTGCAACGTCACAGCCGCGGCGATGGGCCTGCCAGGCCGCTTGCAGAGCAGATTCAAAGCGTGCGGCGAATGCTTCGGGCCTAAAGCGCTCGGCCCACTGACGGATGGCTTCCGAATCGAAGGAACGCCAGATCCGGCCTTGCTCAAACCACTCCACAGCCTGAACAAGCGACTCGACGGTCTGCTCGGGGAAGAGCACCCCTGTGGGCTCCCTCACCCCGGCCGCTGCACAACGCACCGTGTCCAACAAACCACCACGCCCCAAGCCGATCACCGGAGCGCCAGCGGCCATCGCTTCAACAGGAGCAATGCCGAAATCCTCAAGCCCGGCATAAACAAACCCGCGACATCGGGACATGAGCTCCTCCACCTGTGGCCCGGACTGGCGGCCCAGCAAGGTGACGGTTGGCCCTGCCAGGGCCTCCAGCCGAGCACGCTCCGGCCCGTCCCCGACCACAAGGAGCGGCAGTCCCAACCGGTTAAAGGCTTCCACCACCAAATCCACCCGCTTGTAAGGGACCAAACGGCACAAGCAGAGGTAAACATCGTCCCGAGCTGCATCCCAGCGAAAACGATTCACCTCCACGGGTGGATGGATCACGCTGGCCTCCCGCCCCCAATACTTGCGAATTCGGCGTGCTGTGAAACGGGAATTGGCAATCAGGTGATCCACACGCTGAGCACTGAGTTGATCCCACTGGCGCAGGGCATGCAGCTGCCAGCGAATCAAGG
This genomic interval from Synechococcus sp. UW69 contains the following:
- a CDS encoding sugar transferase → MTSASRPSLLQTAGRPARRGKYKPHLALISAPPSALPAVALIRHQNRWGRVFKRTGDIVFSLAVLGLGSPVLLLLAGLVKLSSPGPVFYTQRRVGRGYKRFGCIKFRTMRADADAVLARVLEADPSLRAEFERDFKLKRDPRITPLGRFLRRSSLDELPQFLNVLCGEMSVVGPRPIVDQELSRYGPYMDEVASVRPGLTGLWQVSGRNNLSYKKRVKLDLAYARGRSFSLDLAIILRTFGVLLLPMDRGAY
- a CDS encoding glycosyltransferase, translating into MPSASDQFPQRIALVHEWFSPRSVGGAERVVETIDSLLQSRGCEPQLAALIDAESCRSGSWLQGRSVLTSPIQGLPWGRSHVQQYLPLLPFAVEQIDLGAAELVISSSHLVAKGVLTGPEQLHISYVHTPVRYAWDQMHAYLQRSALARRGLGPLIRWQLHALRQWDQLSAQRVDHLIANSRFTARRIRKYWGREASVIHPPVEVNRFRWDAARDDVYLCLCRLVPYKRVDLVVEAFNRLGLPLLVVGDGPERARLEALAGPTVTLLGRQSGPQVEELMSRCRGFVYAGLEDFGIAPVEAMAAGAPVIGLGRGGLLDTVRCAAAGVREPTGVLFPEQTVESLVQAVEWFEQGRIWRSFDSEAIRQWAERFRPEAFAARFESALQAAWQAHRRGCDVAASDPAEMPGLRL